A segment of the Candidatus Neomarinimicrobiota bacterium genome:
CCTTCGTCGCCCGGACTTTACCTGCGTTGTGGTCCTTCAATCTTGCCTTCGGGTCTTTCGAATGTCCAATATAGTGGAAGAAGCCACTAATGTTTCTTAAAACATAAACAAAATACATAATGCGGAGAGGGAGGGATTCGAACCCCCGGACCGCAAAGCGGTCACCGCATTTCGAGTGCGGCGCATTCAACCAAACTCTGCCACCTCTCCCCCTGAACAAGATCCAAGTTCCAAGATAAAAGATAAAGGATAAAAGATAAAAGTACCAGTCACCAGTTGGCAGTAAGCAGTTGGCAGCTGGCAGCAAGCAGTCAGCAAGAGCAAAGATCCAAGAACCAAGATAAAAGTAAAAATATACAAGACAAGAGGGCAGTCAGCGATCAACCGTTAGTACTCAGCAGTCAGATTACATATTACGCATTACGAATCACGAAGTTCGTTTCTTCCTGAAAAATTCCTGCAGAATTGACTGGCATTCTTCCTCCATAACTCCCCCCTTGACAGCCACGCGGTGCGGAAGGCGCGGATCGCCGCAAATCTGATAGAGTGATCCGCAACATCCTTCCCCCTCATCGTAGCATCCAAAAACTACCTGATCCAATCGAGAATTAACAATGGCACCGGCACACATGGCACACGGTTCCTTTGTCACATAGAGAGAACATCCTTCCAGGCGCCAATCTCCGAGGAAATTCGCTGCCGCGGTAATGGCAAGGACTTCCGCATGAGCTGTGGGATCTTTCAACCCCTCCCGTTGGTTATGACCCCTGCCGATGAGATGATTTCCCTTTACAATTGCCGCTCCCACAGGCACCTCTCCTTCATCAAAAGCTTTCTCCGCTTCTTGCATGGCAACCTTCATCCATTTTTCGTGATTTGCGACAGGCATGTTGCGTCACCTGAAGTGGGAGACAACAGGCAGGAGGAAAAGATAGATAGTCAGGCTAGAAAGTATCTCTCAGGAGTTCAATTTTCTCGGCCAGTTCTCTTCTTCCGTCAATAGTGGTGACATCTGGAGTGAAGGAACTGGGATTTGTGAGGAGTTGTTGAACATGGACAAGACTCTGTTCAAAATCTCCAAGAGAGAACTGCGACGAAGCGAGAGTCCAGATAATGTGCTTGGCGCTCACCGTCACATCCCGGGAGAATGACCACCTGGGAGATCCCTGTGAGGCAGTGTACGTAGTGTCTCCCGTTCTAGACAGGAGATCATTGCCGTAAACGACAGCGTTCACGTGATTACCTTTTGCATGATAAGACAGCGCCAGCCCTGCTGTAGTCTCTTTCACCAGCTCGTGAGGTGGATCGGCCAAGAGAAGAATCAAGTCTTCATCAGTAGTATCCCTGAGAGCAAGAGTCCGACTATTCTGAAATTTCGTGATGCTCGAGTCGATCTCGCCCAGTTTTCCAAAGGACCAACCGAGGCCGTTGTAGCCATCCTTGTACGCCGTGTCCTCAAGGACGGCCTCCAAAAACCAGTCGTTTGCCTCTTGAAACTGTTCTTCAACATAAAGCACCCAGCCATATTCTGTCATATCCATTTCTGTAGGCTCTAGCTGCTTCCGGCAGTTCCAAACCAAGAAGGGAAGCGCAAGAAGGACGAGATA
Coding sequences within it:
- the tadA gene encoding tRNA adenosine(34) deaminase TadA; protein product: MPVANHEKWMKVAMQEAEKAFDEGEVPVGAAIVKGNHLIGRGHNQREGLKDPTAHAEVLAITAAANFLGDWRLEGCSLYVTKEPCAMCAGAIVNSRLDQVVFGCYDEGEGCCGSLYQICGDPRLPHRVAVKGGVMEEECQSILQEFFRKKRTS